A region of Fibrobacter succinogenes subsp. succinogenes S85 DNA encodes the following proteins:
- the hisH gene encoding imidazole glycerol phosphate synthase subunit HisH, giving the protein MAITVVDYNAGNLTSVMNALKFIGADAKVSRDPDEIAKATRLIFPGVGAAASAMETLTKTGIGEAIKAVVKAGNPVLGICIGCQIILEESEEDGGVKTLGLIPGRAVRFKDEPGLKIPHMGWNQVNFTREHPIMKGIRSGCDFYYVHSYYPQVPAEYSFAETTYGTQTFTGLLGKDNLIASQFHQEKSGEVGLAMLKNFCDWQI; this is encoded by the coding sequence ATGGCTATTACTGTTGTGGATTACAATGCAGGCAACTTGACATCGGTGATGAATGCGCTCAAGTTTATTGGCGCTGATGCCAAGGTGAGCCGCGATCCCGATGAAATCGCAAAGGCGACACGCTTGATTTTTCCGGGCGTGGGTGCTGCTGCATCTGCCATGGAAACCTTGACTAAAACCGGAATCGGCGAGGCCATCAAGGCTGTGGTCAAGGCGGGGAACCCGGTGCTTGGCATCTGCATTGGCTGCCAGATTATTCTCGAAGAAAGCGAAGAAGACGGTGGCGTCAAGACGCTTGGACTCATTCCTGGGCGTGCGGTGCGTTTCAAGGATGAACCGGGCCTCAAGATCCCGCACATGGGCTGGAACCAGGTGAACTTCACGCGTGAACACCCGATCATGAAGGGTATCCGCAGCGGTTGCGATTTTTACTACGTACACTCCTACTATCCGCAGGTCCCGGCGGAATATTCCTTTGCCGAGACGACCTACGGCACGCAGACCTTTACGGGACTCTTGGGTAAGGATAACTTAATTGCAAGCCAGTTCCATCAGGAAAAGAGTGGCGAAGTCGGCCTTGCCATGCTCAAGAACTTCTGCGATTGGCAAATCTAG
- a CDS encoding DUF3078 domain-containing protein gives MKKSLFAIACATLISASTAFADGGMFEAWLPENMTADVVAAVKFTRMQFSNWKFEDGTSSYTWLFSYDADLKNHWSVVDWRNKLNLALGYTWIDGVGKRKSSDKIFYETMADFNASEKIKPYIGARFESQFTRGYDYSEDEDGNEIKTTVSHFMAPGYVTQMAGIGYFPNDNFSTRLAFANRMTISSDYAYADDPDTKKLEKFKDEPGLESITEFKYSFSEIVTFKSRLWAFVNFKGVDEIDGKWENLLAVSLSPLFEFQVSYDIAYDKDLDKDSQHKNVILVGVTWRWF, from the coding sequence ATGAAAAAGTCATTATTCGCAATCGCTTGCGCCACACTTATTTCTGCATCGACGGCATTTGCCGATGGGGGCATGTTCGAAGCTTGGCTTCCTGAAAACATGACTGCTGATGTGGTCGCTGCCGTTAAGTTCACCCGTATGCAGTTCAGCAACTGGAAGTTCGAAGACGGTACGTCTTCCTACACATGGCTCTTCAGCTATGATGCTGACCTCAAGAATCACTGGAGCGTTGTGGATTGGCGCAACAAGCTGAACCTTGCTCTTGGTTACACCTGGATTGACGGTGTCGGTAAGCGCAAGTCTTCCGATAAGATTTTCTACGAAACCATGGCTGACTTTAATGCTTCTGAAAAGATTAAGCCGTATATCGGTGCTCGCTTCGAATCCCAGTTTACTAGAGGTTATGACTATAGCGAAGATGAAGATGGCAACGAAATCAAGACGACCGTCTCCCACTTCATGGCTCCGGGCTACGTGACTCAGATGGCTGGTATCGGCTACTTCCCGAACGACAACTTCTCTACGCGTCTTGCCTTTGCAAACCGCATGACCATCTCTTCGGACTATGCCTATGCTGACGACCCTGATACCAAGAAACTCGAAAAGTTCAAGGACGAACCGGGTCTTGAAAGCATTACCGAATTCAAGTATTCCTTCTCCGAAATCGTGACCTTCAAGAGCCGTTTGTGGGCTTTCGTGAACTTCAAGGGTGTTGACGAAATCGATGGCAAGTGGGAAAACCTCCTCGCTGTTTCGCTTTCTCCGCTGTTTGAATTCCAGGTCAGCTACGATATCGCTTACGACAAGGACTTGGACAAGGATTCTCAGCACAAGAACGTGATTCTTGTCGGTGTGACCTGGCGCTGGTTCTAA
- a CDS encoding fibrobacter succinogenes major paralogous domain-containing protein, translated as MKKFVLCASLWIGLFLAACGDDSSVTSPSGKESLSTLTDSRDGQTYKTVVIGKQTWMAQNLNIETEKSFCFNDDSSNCTKYGRLYTWAAAMDSAGEWSSNGKGCGYKSECSAMSPVRGVCPNGWHLPTKAEFETLFSAVGGDSVAGKMLKSTSGWNFAKASGNGSDDYAFSALPVGYRDGGGDYTYVGNEATFWISTEKSDEYAYAMRLIYRNDNADVDYRPKFMAFSVRCVKD; from the coding sequence ATGAAAAAATTTGTTCTTTGTGCTTCTCTTTGGATTGGACTTTTCCTTGCCGCCTGCGGCGATGATAGTTCTGTAACCAGCCCTTCGGGGAAGGAGTCTTTATCGACTTTGACGGACTCCCGCGACGGTCAAACCTATAAGACTGTCGTTATCGGAAAACAGACGTGGATGGCTCAGAACTTGAACATTGAAACGGAAAAATCATTCTGTTTCAATGACGATTCCTCCAACTGCACCAAGTACGGTCGCCTGTACACATGGGCTGCGGCGATGGACAGCGCAGGCGAGTGGAGTTCGAACGGCAAGGGGTGCGGCTATAAATCGGAATGTTCGGCGATGTCCCCGGTGCGTGGTGTTTGTCCGAATGGCTGGCACTTGCCGACAAAAGCGGAGTTTGAAACATTGTTCTCTGCTGTTGGCGGCGACTCTGTTGCGGGCAAGATGCTTAAATCAACAAGTGGCTGGAACTTTGCCAAAGCTAGCGGCAACGGCTCGGATGATTACGCGTTCTCGGCTTTGCCTGTCGGCTACAGGGATGGTGGGGGTGATTATACCTATGTGGGCAACGAAGCAACTTTTTGGATCTCTACAGAGAAGAGTGACGAGTATGCGTATGCCATGCGCTTGATCTATAGGAATGACAATGCGGATGTGGACTATCGTCCCAAGTTCATGGCTTTTTCAGTTCGTTGCGTCAAAGACTAA
- a CDS encoding argininosuccinate synthase — MAKTESKKKVVLAYSGGLDTSIIIPWLKETYDVEVIAFAADLGQNDFPNAKALEEKALKTGASKCYVLDLKKEFLEEYVWPTVRAGAKYEGTYLLGTSFARPLIAKYQVKIAEKEGAYAVAHGATGKGNDQVRFELTYAALNPKLEVIAPWKDPRWTFHSREDAIDYAAAHKIPLNGISKKKIYSEDGNLWHLSHEGGVLEFPEQEHKYEFLKHTNTYEKAPNKADHVTISFEKGNPVAINGKKMGAVELLEFLNEIGGKNACGLLDIVENRLVGLKSRGVYETPGGTLLYKAHECLQQLVLDKETLFEAQKMSMTYANLVYNGQWFTPLRQAMDAFFNEVNKVVTGEVTLKLYKGNIIPAGIKSPYSLYDMGLGGFTDVDMYDQKDATGFIRCYGLPLKTRALLLGKKTNVDFGGVPSLKK; from the coding sequence ATGGCTAAAACAGAATCCAAGAAGAAAGTCGTCCTCGCTTACAGCGGTGGACTTGACACCTCCATCATCATTCCTTGGCTCAAGGAAACCTACGACGTCGAAGTGATTGCATTCGCAGCCGACCTCGGCCAGAATGACTTCCCGAACGCAAAGGCTCTCGAAGAAAAGGCTCTCAAGACCGGTGCTTCCAAGTGCTACGTTCTCGACCTCAAGAAGGAATTCCTTGAAGAATACGTTTGGCCGACCGTTCGCGCCGGTGCAAAGTACGAAGGCACTTACCTCCTCGGTACGTCTTTCGCTCGTCCACTCATCGCTAAGTACCAGGTCAAGATCGCCGAAAAGGAAGGCGCTTACGCTGTTGCTCACGGTGCTACCGGTAAGGGTAACGACCAGGTTCGTTTCGAACTCACCTACGCAGCTCTCAACCCGAAGCTTGAAGTCATCGCTCCGTGGAAGGACCCGCGTTGGACATTCCACAGCCGCGAAGACGCTATCGACTACGCTGCTGCACACAAGATTCCGCTCAACGGCATCAGCAAGAAGAAGATCTACTCCGAAGACGGCAACCTCTGGCACCTTTCTCACGAAGGTGGCGTCTTGGAATTCCCGGAACAGGAACACAAGTACGAATTCCTCAAGCACACCAACACGTATGAAAAGGCTCCGAACAAGGCCGATCACGTGACGATCTCCTTTGAAAAGGGCAATCCGGTCGCTATCAACGGCAAGAAGATGGGCGCTGTTGAACTTCTCGAATTCTTGAACGAAATCGGTGGCAAGAACGCTTGCGGTCTTTTGGACATCGTTGAAAACCGCCTTGTCGGCCTCAAGAGCCGCGGTGTTTATGAAACTCCGGGTGGCACGCTCCTTTACAAGGCTCACGAATGCTTGCAGCAGCTCGTGCTTGACAAGGAAACTTTGTTCGAAGCTCAGAAGATGTCTATGACATACGCAAACCTTGTCTACAATGGCCAGTGGTTCACTCCGCTCCGCCAGGCTATGGACGCCTTCTTCAATGAAGTGAACAAGGTTGTGACGGGTGAAGTTACCCTCAAGCTTTACAAGGGCAACATCATCCCGGCTGGCATCAAGAGCCCGTACAGCTTGTACGACATGGGCCTCGGTGGATTCACGGACGTTGACATGTACGACCAGAAGGACGCTACGGGCTTCATCCGTTGCTACGGCCTCCCGCTCAAGACTCGCGCTCTCTTGCTCGGCAAGAAGACGAACGTCGACTTCGGTGGCGTTCCGAGCCTCAAGAAGTAA
- a CDS encoding MlaD family protein: MKLSDRALGYISLIVFAGIFAGISFGMWAAHQNVHQTAIVDFKELGSLQPEDPVVLHGYRVGTIGSVTWLKDRSRVKIHFTEPLKLREGTQFNNVNYALMGQRRLEIIPSKTGTLMPENHVFQGHFEPGIAETLRLVENVNEQLEAVRKTILLLAQGDSSHKSAPEIYEEAMHSIEDIFAHTEKTVSKLGPKMNKLFKQMNSSTKAISKTALQADSAIKTVTASANEKLSLVDSVVITLTENAKKTNEVLTSIEKGIDSQTLLQSKELVENINEIIASLNKAVQTIDTKNFGFKDKDGNPIKLITWKNMNIVGDNARDKARKRLEEAKAQQEQKKAGK; this comes from the coding sequence ATGAAACTTTCGGACAGAGCGCTTGGCTACATTTCTCTCATTGTTTTTGCAGGTATCTTTGCAGGCATTTCTTTTGGCATGTGGGCGGCCCACCAAAACGTACACCAGACAGCAATCGTCGATTTCAAGGAACTGGGTTCATTGCAGCCCGAAGATCCCGTGGTGTTGCATGGCTACCGAGTCGGCACTATTGGAAGCGTCACCTGGCTTAAGGACCGCTCCCGTGTGAAGATTCATTTCACCGAACCGCTCAAGCTCCGCGAAGGTACGCAATTCAACAATGTAAACTACGCGCTCATGGGGCAACGCCGTCTCGAAATCATCCCGTCAAAGACGGGAACTCTCATGCCAGAAAACCACGTGTTCCAAGGGCATTTTGAACCGGGCATTGCAGAAACACTCCGACTCGTTGAAAACGTAAACGAGCAGCTTGAAGCTGTGCGAAAGACAATTCTGCTGCTTGCGCAGGGAGACTCTTCGCACAAGTCCGCTCCGGAAATCTACGAAGAAGCGATGCATTCCATTGAAGATATTTTCGCGCATACCGAAAAAACAGTCAGCAAACTCGGCCCCAAGATGAACAAGCTTTTCAAGCAAATGAATTCTTCGACCAAAGCCATTTCCAAGACCGCCCTTCAAGCCGACTCGGCAATCAAGACTGTCACAGCTTCTGCCAACGAAAAACTTTCTCTTGTGGACTCCGTCGTCATCACGCTTACAGAAAATGCAAAAAAGACAAACGAAGTTCTCACGAGCATTGAAAAGGGCATTGATTCCCAAACGCTTTTGCAATCCAAGGAACTTGTCGAAAACATCAACGAAATTATTGCAAGCCTCAACAAGGCCGTGCAAACCATCGACACGAAGAATTTTGGATTCAAGGATAAAGACGGCAATCCGATCAAGCTGATTACCTGGAAGAACATGAACATCGTTGGCGACAACGCCCGCGACAAAGCTCGCAAGCGATTGGAAGAAGCCAAGGCTCAACAAGAACAAAAGAAAGCAGGCAAGTAA
- a CDS encoding ATP-dependent DNA helicase RecG produces MDLSSLPGLGPKRLEKLNKSGLSTIADLLYNIPRTYLDQTKVSKIAELHDGDRAVVIGIITRAGIVKGRMSRFMAVLTDGTAEISLLFFRGTRFIANRVKPGTRWLVSGTVGSYRGLQLVHPDMQPFDEGEAFNGQILPVYPISEVCREAKMEQRFFRNLYKTIFNFPGLTLPNACPRELTDYLHFAPVMDNLRTLHMPKDFDSIYKAKRELKILELLPFCLRMVKRRENQKIRGHERQIDLGNVMAAKARLPFQLTAGQDAALNTIIDGLNGKKQFHALLQGDVGCGKTVVAMLAIMAVCGAGEQCALMVPTDILARQHFKSLKPFFDAAGIRVHLLVGATPAAEKKVILGELQMGLCNVVIGTHALFSKDVFFAKLGLVIIDEQHRFGVSQREALLAKGDYPDMLVMSATPIPRSLAMTLYGDLKVISIKEKPAGRKPIKTRLVNAAKRESMKQFICKEAAGGNLCYWIASRVNADGSDNADESSARSVDDIVNEMRSFIAAFGHTDANIAKLKVAGVHGQMDDTQRDEIIKRFAAGEIQILVATTVIEVGVNVPAANLMVIDQPDRFGLAQLHQLRGRVGRGNQEAWCFLMTPEGEAAETSMERLSQFAATEDGFEIAELDLKTRGAGNLEGNEQSGAWVFRWFDWIHDQELISQTLERAEHILKDGSAFNETAKEKIQTWYNEKPSANEDGVH; encoded by the coding sequence ATGGATTTATCAAGCCTGCCCGGACTTGGTCCCAAGAGACTTGAAAAGCTGAACAAGTCCGGCTTAAGTACCATAGCCGATCTTTTATACAACATTCCGCGCACTTACCTCGACCAGACCAAGGTTTCAAAGATTGCGGAACTGCACGATGGCGACCGCGCGGTCGTGATTGGAATTATCACAAGAGCAGGGATTGTCAAAGGGCGCATGTCGCGCTTTATGGCAGTCCTCACGGATGGCACCGCCGAAATTTCGCTTTTATTTTTCCGCGGCACACGATTCATCGCAAACCGCGTGAAGCCGGGAACACGTTGGCTTGTTTCGGGTACGGTCGGTTCATACCGCGGGCTGCAATTGGTGCATCCGGACATGCAGCCGTTCGACGAAGGCGAAGCATTTAACGGACAAATTCTCCCCGTCTACCCGATTAGCGAAGTTTGCCGTGAAGCCAAAATGGAACAGCGGTTTTTCCGCAATTTGTACAAGACGATTTTCAATTTTCCAGGACTCACGCTCCCGAACGCTTGCCCACGCGAACTCACGGACTATTTGCACTTTGCACCTGTGATGGACAATCTCCGTACGCTCCACATGCCGAAAGATTTTGATTCCATTTACAAGGCGAAGCGCGAGCTCAAGATTTTGGAGCTTTTGCCGTTTTGCCTGCGTATGGTGAAGCGCCGCGAAAATCAAAAGATTCGCGGGCATGAACGCCAGATTGATTTGGGGAACGTGATGGCAGCGAAAGCGCGCCTCCCGTTCCAACTGACCGCAGGTCAGGACGCGGCGCTGAACACAATCATTGACGGTCTCAATGGCAAAAAGCAGTTCCACGCACTGTTGCAAGGCGACGTGGGCTGCGGAAAGACCGTAGTCGCCATGCTCGCCATTATGGCCGTCTGCGGAGCAGGCGAACAGTGCGCGTTGATGGTCCCGACAGACATTCTCGCCCGCCAGCATTTCAAGTCGCTCAAGCCGTTCTTTGATGCGGCAGGCATCCGCGTGCATCTGCTTGTTGGAGCAACTCCCGCCGCCGAAAAGAAAGTGATTCTCGGGGAACTCCAGATGGGGCTCTGCAACGTTGTCATCGGAACGCATGCACTCTTTAGCAAGGACGTTTTCTTTGCAAAGCTCGGGCTCGTGATTATCGACGAACAGCACCGTTTCGGCGTGAGCCAGCGCGAAGCGCTGCTCGCCAAAGGCGACTACCCCGACATGCTCGTCATGAGCGCTACGCCGATTCCGCGAAGCCTCGCGATGACGCTATATGGCGATTTGAAAGTCATCAGCATCAAGGAAAAGCCGGCAGGACGCAAGCCCATCAAGACGCGCCTCGTGAACGCCGCGAAGCGCGAATCGATGAAGCAGTTTATTTGCAAGGAAGCCGCCGGCGGAAATCTCTGCTACTGGATTGCAAGCCGCGTAAACGCCGATGGTTCAGACAATGCCGACGAGAGTAGCGCCCGCAGTGTCGATGACATCGTGAACGAAATGCGTTCCTTTATCGCCGCCTTCGGCCACACTGATGCAAACATCGCAAAGCTCAAAGTCGCAGGCGTCCACGGCCAAATGGACGACACGCAAAGAGACGAAATTATCAAGCGCTTTGCCGCCGGCGAAATCCAGATTCTAGTTGCTACAACCGTTATCGAAGTCGGCGTGAACGTCCCTGCCGCAAATCTCATGGTCATCGACCAGCCAGACCGATTCGGTCTGGCGCAGCTCCACCAGCTGCGCGGCCGCGTAGGCCGTGGCAATCAAGAAGCCTGGTGCTTCTTGATGACGCCTGAAGGCGAAGCCGCCGAAACAAGCATGGAACGCCTCTCGCAATTTGCCGCCACCGAAGACGGCTTTGAAATTGCAGAACTTGACCTGAAAACACGCGGCGCCGGAAACCTCGAAGGCAACGAGCAAAGCGGAGCCTGGGTATTCCGCTGGTTTGACTGGATTCACGACCAGGAACTCATTTCACAAACGCTTGAACGCGCAGAGCATATATTAAAAGACGGTTCCGCATTTAACGAAACCGCCAAAGAAAAAATCCAGACTTGGTATAACGAGAAGCCCTCGGCAAACGAGGACGGCGTCCATTAA
- a CDS encoding ABC transporter permease, with the protein MLHVFKHELRLIFRDPRFWIPFIIPPVILAASQAIAVSRYGGEIMQGMESYMMLLLGCLMAPMGAPLAGDSFAGERERNSLELLQLSPIAPAKLFWGKLFAILPFPVVFALLAQLGYWFSHSEITAMAAIASMLGALSAVLLTTAFSLMVSLRVKTVRAATHITLFFIIPLLLLVQLGHEVFLSGLFIPLVILALSVLVSIAVTFAGMKKFVSL; encoded by the coding sequence ATGCTCCATGTTTTTAAACACGAACTTCGTTTGATCTTTAGGGATCCGCGTTTTTGGATTCCGTTTATCATCCCGCCGGTGATTCTTGCGGCGAGCCAGGCGATTGCTGTGTCGCGTTACGGTGGAGAGATTATGCAGGGCATGGAAAGCTACATGATGCTGTTGCTCGGTTGCTTGATGGCCCCGATGGGCGCTCCCTTGGCGGGTGATTCTTTTGCGGGCGAGCGTGAACGCAATTCGCTGGAACTTTTGCAGCTTTCTCCGATTGCGCCTGCGAAGCTCTTTTGGGGCAAGCTATTTGCGATTCTCCCGTTTCCGGTTGTGTTTGCTCTTTTGGCTCAGCTCGGCTACTGGTTTTCTCATTCTGAAATTACGGCGATGGCGGCGATCGCTTCAATGCTTGGAGCACTTTCGGCGGTGCTTTTGACGACCGCGTTTTCGCTGATGGTATCGCTTCGCGTTAAGACTGTCCGTGCAGCGACGCACATTACATTGTTCTTTATCATTCCTCTTCTTTTGCTTGTGCAACTTGGCCATGAAGTTTTTTTGAGTGGCTTGTTTATTCCGCTTGTAATTTTGGCTTTATCTGTACTCGTGAGCATAGCAGTCACTTTTGCGGGTATGAAAAAATTTGTAAGTTTGTAA
- the ettA gene encoding energy-dependent translational throttle protein EttA encodes MAEQNKAEKFVFYMYKMTKSYPPNKEVLKDISLSFYYGAKIGIIGQNGAGKSTLLRIMAGIDKEFQGEAWIEPGRTAGYLPQEPQLDPNLTVKENVMQAVAKKQAVLDRFNEISMKFAEPMEDDEMNKLLDEQAKLQDIIDAQDLWSLDRNIEIAMDALRCPPGDWPVTNLSGGEKRRVALCRLLLEEPDLLLLDEPTNHLDAETVAWLERHLREYKGSVILVTHDRYFLDNVTNWILEIDRGRGIPWEGNYAQWLDQKLERMKNEEKGESDRQKRLAREQEWVKQSPKARQAKSKARLKAYEELLAEDSKEQIKVAQIHIANGKRLGDVVIQAEHLQKAFGEKVLFDDLNFSLPRSGIVGIIGPNGAGKTTLFKIIMGQEKPDGGTLKIGETVEIISMEQGRESLDDSKTVWESITGGNDEILVGDRKMNGRAYCGLFNFTGAAQQKKLSQLSGGERNRVLMAKNLQKPGNLLFLDEPTNDLDIETLQALEQAILKFAGCAVIISHDRWFLDRIATHILAYEGDSKVVWFEGNWSEYEADRRKRLGEDADNPKPIRYKTLKRD; translated from the coding sequence ATGGCCGAACAAAACAAAGCAGAAAAATTCGTTTTCTACATGTACAAAATGACCAAGTCCTATCCGCCTAACAAAGAGGTGCTGAAGGACATTTCTTTGAGCTTCTACTATGGCGCAAAGATTGGTATTATCGGCCAGAACGGTGCCGGTAAGTCAACGCTTCTCCGCATTATGGCGGGTATTGACAAGGAATTCCAGGGCGAAGCTTGGATTGAACCGGGCCGCACCGCAGGCTACTTGCCGCAGGAACCGCAGCTTGACCCGAACTTGACCGTCAAGGAAAACGTGATGCAGGCTGTTGCTAAAAAGCAGGCCGTGCTCGACCGCTTCAACGAAATTTCCATGAAGTTTGCTGAACCGATGGAAGACGACGAGATGAACAAGCTTCTCGACGAACAGGCTAAGCTTCAGGACATCATCGATGCTCAGGACTTGTGGAGCCTTGACCGCAACATTGAAATTGCAATGGACGCTCTCCGTTGCCCGCCGGGCGATTGGCCGGTGACGAACCTATCCGGCGGTGAAAAGCGCCGTGTGGCCCTCTGCCGCTTGCTCCTCGAAGAACCGGATTTGTTGCTCTTGGACGAACCGACGAACCACTTGGATGCCGAAACGGTTGCATGGCTCGAACGTCACCTCCGCGAATACAAGGGCTCCGTGATTCTCGTGACGCATGACCGTTACTTCCTTGACAACGTAACGAACTGGATCTTGGAAATTGACCGCGGCCGCGGCATTCCTTGGGAAGGCAATTACGCCCAGTGGCTTGACCAGAAACTTGAACGCATGAAGAACGAAGAAAAGGGTGAATCTGACCGTCAGAAGCGCCTCGCTCGTGAACAGGAATGGGTCAAGCAGAGTCCGAAGGCTCGCCAGGCAAAGAGCAAGGCTCGTCTCAAGGCTTACGAAGAACTCTTGGCCGAAGATTCCAAGGAACAAATCAAGGTTGCTCAGATCCACATTGCAAACGGCAAGCGCTTGGGCGATGTCGTCATTCAAGCGGAACATTTGCAGAAGGCCTTTGGCGAAAAGGTGCTGTTCGACGATTTGAACTTCAGTTTGCCGCGCTCGGGTATCGTGGGCATTATCGGTCCGAACGGTGCTGGTAAGACAACTTTGTTCAAGATTATCATGGGCCAGGAAAAGCCGGATGGCGGTACGCTCAAGATTGGCGAAACAGTCGAAATCATCAGTATGGAACAGGGCCGCGAAAGCTTGGACGATTCCAAGACGGTTTGGGAATCCATCACGGGAGGCAACGACGAAATCTTGGTGGGCGACCGCAAGATGAATGGCCGTGCTTACTGCGGTCTCTTCAATTTCACGGGTGCAGCCCAGCAGAAGAAACTCTCGCAGCTCTCTGGTGGTGAGCGCAACCGCGTGCTCATGGCAAAGAACTTGCAGAAGCCGGGCAACCTCTTGTTCCTTGACGAACCGACGAACGACTTGGACATTGAAACGTTGCAGGCTCTCGAACAGGCTATCCTCAAGTTCGCAGGCTGCGCCGTGATCATCTCGCATGACCGCTGGTTCCTCGACCGTATCGCAACGCACATCCTCGCTTACGAAGGCGATTCGAAGGTCGTGTGGTTCGAAGGCAACTGGAGCGAATACGAAGCTGATCGCCGCAAGCGCCTCGGTGAAGACGCCGACAATCCGAAGCCGATTCGATACAAGACGCTCAAGCGCGACTAA
- a CDS encoding flavodoxin — protein sequence MRKIVLILLMFLIGVSMAAEKKILVAYFSHIGENVSVGTIIKGNTEIIAEMIAEKTGATLLRVMPETEYPRTYDECLSAAKKDRAENARPAIKPVEVNPEEFDEIYIGYPVWLNDMPMLMYTFLEKYNLKGKLVHPFVTHEGSGLSAIAKLKKAATGAVVTKGLSIYGHIAQNNRKKAQKDVDKWLKYLGVL from the coding sequence ATGCGTAAAATAGTCTTAATTCTATTGATGTTTCTCATTGGTGTATCCATGGCGGCCGAAAAGAAAATCCTCGTCGCCTATTTTTCCCATATTGGCGAAAACGTCAGCGTCGGTACAATTATCAAAGGTAATACCGAAATCATTGCCGAGATGATTGCGGAAAAGACGGGCGCTACGCTTTTGCGCGTGATGCCAGAAACGGAATACCCCAGGACCTATGATGAATGCCTCAGTGCAGCGAAAAAGGATCGCGCAGAAAACGCTCGTCCGGCGATTAAACCTGTGGAGGTAAATCCTGAGGAGTTTGATGAAATTTATATTGGTTATCCAGTGTGGTTGAACGATATGCCTATGCTGATGTATACTTTTCTTGAAAAGTATAATCTGAAGGGAAAGTTGGTTCATCCGTTCGTGACGCATGAGGGGAGTGGTCTTTCTGCCATTGCAAAACTGAAAAAGGCTGCAACGGGAGCCGTTGTGACGAAAGGTCTTTCTATCTATGGGCATATTGCTCAGAATAATCGTAAAAAAGCTCAGAAGGATGTGGATAAGTGGTTAAAATATCTCGGTGTGCTTTAG
- a CDS encoding CatB-related O-acetyltransferase: MPNTLPDPMTVHPIAGYDKEIYVKPMVKNPQIVVGDFTYIADSDFESHVTHLYPWNDDKLIVGKFCQIAAGVEFVMNGANHQMNAVSTFPFYTLQGWNMAPPAKENLPLKGDTVIGNDVWIGQNAVILPGVHIGDGAIVGANAVVGSDVEPYTIVAGNPAQYIRSRFDEELTMLLLKWKWWDKSVEEINTLIPVITNSDLNFVKAKIKQFLACI, from the coding sequence ATGCCAAATACACTCCCTGATCCGATGACGGTCCACCCGATTGCGGGGTACGATAAGGAAATTTACGTGAAGCCGATGGTCAAGAATCCGCAGATTGTCGTGGGCGATTTCACCTACATTGCCGATAGCGATTTTGAGAGTCACGTGACGCATCTGTATCCGTGGAATGACGACAAGTTAATTGTCGGAAAATTCTGCCAAATCGCGGCAGGGGTGGAGTTCGTGATGAATGGCGCGAACCATCAGATGAATGCTGTTTCGACGTTCCCGTTTTACACATTGCAGGGGTGGAATATGGCGCCTCCTGCGAAGGAAAATTTGCCGCTCAAGGGCGATACGGTGATTGGGAACGACGTGTGGATTGGGCAGAACGCGGTAATTTTGCCGGGCGTGCATATTGGCGATGGTGCGATTGTCGGTGCAAATGCCGTTGTGGGGAGCGATGTGGAGCCTTATACGATTGTGGCGGGTAACCCGGCGCAGTATATCCGCAGCCGTTTTGACGAGGAACTGACGATGCTTTTGCTCAAGTGGAAATGGTGGGATAAGTCCGTCGAAGAAATTAATACGCTCATTCCGGTAATTACGAACTCGGACTTGAATTTCGTCAAGGCTAAAATTAAGCAGTTCTTGGCGTGTATTTAG